One window of the Crateriforma spongiae genome contains the following:
- a CDS encoding gamma-glutamyl-gamma-aminobutyrate hydrolase family protein codes for MSCKPLIGINADFRAAARSVPAYAYLASGYFQSILKAGGVPVVVPPLDDLDSVHALLQGVHGFVFIGGGDLDPRNDGFMLHPSVRPLDPAREASDRMLMNEVAERRMPVLGIGTGMQLLNIQQGGNLFLDIKEDLPNAVPHFDAQDANHRHTLDVVSDSLVGRVYGDGEIRVSSRHHMAIDEVAPGFRVTARCPDGVIEAIESEMMDWFAIGTQFHPECSAASALDIRIFEEFVDGVKESMDQRLRLVA; via the coding sequence ATGTCGTGCAAACCGTTGATTGGAATCAATGCGGATTTCCGTGCTGCCGCTCGCAGCGTACCGGCCTACGCCTATCTGGCATCGGGCTACTTCCAATCAATCTTGAAAGCCGGCGGCGTACCGGTGGTGGTGCCGCCCCTGGACGATCTGGATAGTGTGCACGCTTTGCTGCAAGGCGTCCATGGCTTTGTGTTCATCGGTGGCGGCGACTTGGACCCCCGCAACGACGGTTTCATGCTGCATCCCAGCGTCCGGCCGCTGGACCCGGCTCGCGAAGCCAGCGACCGCATGTTGATGAACGAAGTCGCCGAACGCCGTATGCCCGTGTTGGGAATTGGTACCGGCATGCAACTGCTGAACATCCAACAGGGCGGCAACCTTTTCTTGGACATCAAGGAAGACCTGCCCAATGCCGTCCCGCACTTTGACGCCCAAGACGCCAACCACCGCCACACCTTGGACGTCGTCAGCGATTCGCTGGTGGGACGCGTTTATGGCGACGGTGAAATCCGCGTCAGCAGCCGACACCACATGGCAATCGACGAAGTCGCCCCAGGATTCCGAGTCACCGCACGTTGCCCCGACGGCGTGATCGAAGCCATCGAAAGCGAAATGATGGACTGGTTCGCCATCGGAACCCAGTTCCACCCCGAGTGCTCCGCCGCGTCCGCCTTGGACATTCGCATCTTCGAAGAATTCGTCGATGGCGTGAAAGAATCAATGGACCAACGCTTGCGTTTGGTCGCCTAA
- a CDS encoding hybrid sensor histidine kinase/response regulator produces the protein MIVVSVMLMALAIGILPDHQMTVMKGRCALSESLALQTRPLILQRELQQMQRLLEAITNRNDDVLSAGLRRSDGELVVSVGEHHQLWNRNLTQNDDRQVYVPLHTGQDEQWGQLELTFQPVRQAGIAALVSHPHYQLVAVVGVLSCLLFNGYLWLMLRQVDAKNVAPERVREAYSKMADGVLLVNKDQRIILANESFAGSVGRSVDELIGKRLNQLPWFLVHENEDSLDLEAELDEQQLPWVRAIDGEEINQSIVLGCRIRDHIQSIFTVGCSVFRDEGDQLRGMLISFSNVTELEQTKRELNLAKEHAESANQAKSSFLANMSHEIRTPMNAVLGFTDILRRGIESEPTKQQKYLNTIHASGSHLLSLINDILDLSKVEAGRMEVESIECHPHTIVGDVLQVLSAPAKKKNLKLDFECLGPIPATIHSDPSRIRQVLLNLTGNAIKFTSEGGVTIQVQLDETGPHPLYEFRVKDTGIGLSDSAMQKIFDPFSQADSSTTRKFGGTGLGLSISKRFSEALGGDIRVESEIGVGSTFIVRVAVGDIQGVDRIEPTLDDLDMHHDRADAGIEHLPALNLLVVDDGEENRDLISVILEQAGVDFVTAVNGQEAVDLASQQSFDAILMDMQMPVMDGYTAAGTLRKAGMTLPIVALTAHAMQGDADKCFEAGCSHFLTKPIDIDRLLGLLSEIAAELGITRRKEIVTPAEPAVAQGTPLATDSDSQIQSKAADHSDIMASTGPIETTLPMANPKFQGIVRKFTDRLNASVDAIEQACRDQDAESLRSLAHGLKGTSANCGFMPVSKVVAQVEQCAKDSDIESAESLIRDLKTLASRVVGPDAPAPEGSSVKATPARKTPTRSRRAMTEEEMMSLDLSLDVTPRKNPATDPAEAAETPPR, from the coding sequence ATGATCGTGGTCAGCGTGATGCTGATGGCGTTGGCCATTGGAATCCTGCCCGATCATCAGATGACCGTCATGAAGGGTCGTTGCGCCCTAAGCGAATCACTGGCTCTGCAAACGCGTCCCCTGATTTTGCAACGCGAATTGCAACAGATGCAGCGATTGCTGGAAGCCATCACCAACCGCAATGACGACGTCTTGTCTGCGGGGCTTCGCCGTAGTGACGGCGAACTGGTGGTCAGCGTCGGCGAACACCACCAACTGTGGAACCGCAATCTGACGCAAAACGACGATCGCCAAGTCTATGTGCCGCTGCATACCGGCCAGGACGAACAATGGGGCCAATTGGAATTGACGTTCCAGCCCGTCCGCCAAGCGGGCATCGCCGCGTTGGTATCCCATCCGCATTATCAATTGGTTGCGGTCGTCGGTGTGCTGTCGTGTCTGTTGTTCAACGGATACCTGTGGCTGATGCTGCGGCAAGTGGATGCGAAGAACGTGGCGCCCGAGCGGGTTCGCGAAGCATATTCGAAGATGGCCGACGGCGTCCTGTTGGTGAACAAAGACCAGCGGATCATTCTGGCCAACGAATCGTTCGCGGGTTCGGTGGGCCGATCGGTGGACGAACTGATCGGCAAACGACTGAACCAGTTGCCGTGGTTCTTGGTGCACGAAAACGAAGACAGCCTGGACTTGGAAGCGGAACTGGATGAACAACAGTTGCCTTGGGTGCGTGCGATTGACGGCGAAGAAATCAACCAAAGCATCGTGCTGGGTTGTCGGATCCGCGACCACATCCAATCGATCTTCACCGTCGGATGCAGCGTGTTTCGCGACGAAGGCGATCAACTGCGCGGGATGCTGATCAGCTTTTCCAACGTGACCGAATTGGAACAGACCAAGCGTGAACTGAATCTGGCGAAAGAACACGCCGAATCGGCCAACCAGGCGAAAAGTTCCTTTCTGGCCAACATGAGCCACGAGATTCGTACACCGATGAACGCGGTGTTGGGTTTCACCGATATCCTGCGTCGCGGCATCGAAAGCGAACCGACCAAGCAGCAGAAATACCTGAACACGATTCACGCCAGTGGGTCACACCTGTTGTCGCTGATCAACGACATCTTGGATTTGTCCAAGGTCGAAGCCGGTCGCATGGAAGTCGAATCGATCGAGTGCCATCCGCACACGATTGTCGGCGATGTTTTGCAGGTCTTGTCGGCGCCCGCAAAGAAGAAAAACTTGAAACTGGACTTCGAATGTCTGGGACCGATCCCGGCGACGATTCACAGCGACCCGTCACGGATTCGCCAAGTCTTGTTGAACTTGACGGGCAACGCGATCAAGTTCACCAGCGAAGGTGGCGTGACTATCCAAGTGCAATTGGATGAAACCGGACCGCATCCGCTGTACGAGTTCCGTGTGAAAGACACCGGCATCGGGCTTTCCGATTCGGCGATGCAAAAGATCTTCGATCCCTTCAGCCAAGCCGATTCGTCGACGACGCGCAAGTTCGGCGGGACCGGTTTGGGATTGTCGATCAGCAAGCGATTCAGCGAAGCACTGGGCGGTGACATTCGCGTCGAAAGCGAAATCGGCGTGGGCAGCACGTTCATCGTGCGTGTCGCGGTCGGTGATATCCAAGGCGTCGATCGCATCGAACCGACGTTGGACGACTTGGACATGCACCACGACCGTGCCGATGCTGGAATCGAACATCTGCCGGCGCTGAACCTATTGGTCGTCGACGATGGCGAAGAAAACCGTGATTTGATCTCGGTCATCTTGGAACAAGCGGGGGTCGATTTCGTCACGGCCGTCAACGGCCAAGAAGCGGTCGATCTGGCCAGCCAACAATCGTTCGATGCAATCCTGATGGACATGCAAATGCCCGTCATGGATGGATACACCGCGGCCGGTACGCTGCGGAAAGCGGGCATGACGTTGCCCATCGTTGCGTTGACCGCCCATGCGATGCAGGGCGATGCGGACAAGTGTTTCGAAGCCGGGTGTTCGCACTTCTTGACCAAGCCGATCGACATCGACCGACTGTTGGGCTTGCTCAGCGAAATTGCCGCCGAACTGGGCATCACCCGACGCAAGGAAATTGTCACACCCGCCGAACCCGCGGTTGCTCAGGGAACACCCTTGGCGACCGATTCGGATTCGCAGATCCAATCCAAGGCCGCCGACCACAGCGACATCATGGCCTCCACCGGCCCGATCGAAACCACGTTGCCGATGGCCAATCCCAAGTTCCAAGGCATCGTTCGCAAATTCACCGATCGTTTGAACGCGTCGGTCGATGCGATCGAACAAGCGTGCCGCGATCAGGATGCCGAATCCTTGCGATCGCTTGCTCACGGCCTGAAGGGAACCAGCGCCAACTGTGGTTTTATGCCGGTGTCCAAGGTCGTCGCGCAAGTGGAACAGTGTGCCAAGGATAGCGATATCGAATCCGCCGAATCGCTGATCCGCGACCTGAAGACATTGGCGTCACGTGTCGTCGGCCCCGACGCACCGGCGCCGGAAGGATCCTCCGTCAAAGCGACACCCGCGCGGAAAACCCCGACGCGATCTCGTCGGGCAATGACGGAAGAAGAAATGATGTCGCTGGACTTATCACTGGACGTCACCCCGCGGAAAAACCCGGCCACGGACCCCGCGGAAGCCGCCGAAACGCCCCCCCGCTAA
- the coaE gene encoding dephospho-CoA kinase (Dephospho-CoA kinase (CoaE) performs the final step in coenzyme A biosynthesis.), with translation MIILGLVGNPASGKSAVGEAVQQCGAPWINADLVAKEVLDAPPQRAALRQAFGDDVIASTGPIDRAKLAGQVFGDDPASVDRLRRLESIVHPATRQRIRQQLVDLAVDQTTMCVLEVPLMFESDWDVVCDAIWCVDAPWSRRCQWAEKRGWTPDELRHRQDKQLSIQQKARRSNWLIHNDGTLDDLRNRVARRLVQWSGRPSSDVTWPIEVSRWFDPASARCHFVRP, from the coding sequence ATGATCATCTTGGGGTTGGTCGGCAATCCGGCCAGTGGCAAATCGGCTGTGGGCGAAGCCGTCCAGCAATGTGGCGCGCCGTGGATCAATGCCGACTTGGTTGCCAAGGAAGTCTTGGACGCGCCGCCGCAACGTGCCGCATTGCGACAAGCGTTCGGTGACGACGTCATCGCATCGACCGGTCCGATCGATCGTGCCAAGCTTGCCGGGCAAGTTTTCGGTGACGACCCGGCCAGCGTCGACAGGCTGCGTCGACTGGAATCGATCGTTCATCCGGCCACGCGTCAGCGGATCCGCCAGCAGTTGGTCGACCTTGCCGTTGACCAGACAACGATGTGTGTGTTGGAAGTCCCGCTGATGTTCGAATCCGACTGGGACGTCGTGTGCGATGCCATCTGGTGTGTCGACGCGCCCTGGTCACGCCGGTGCCAGTGGGCAGAAAAACGTGGATGGACCCCCGATGAATTGCGGCATCGCCAGGACAAACAGTTGTCGATCCAGCAGAAGGCTCGCCGCAGCAACTGGCTGATCCACAACGACGGCACGCTGGACGATCTGCGAAATCGAGTGGCCCGCCGTCTGGTCCAGTGGTCCGGTCGTCCGTCCAGTGATGTGACTTGGCCGATCGAAGTCAGCCGTTGGTTCGATCCGGCGTCCGCACGGTGCCATTTCGTCCGGCCGTAA
- the ribH gene encoding 6,7-dimethyl-8-ribityllumazine synthase has protein sequence MTEIHGGDGNLPDGTIVIVASRYNASICDALVTGAVETLQAAGLDKNTIRVVRVPGAWELPLASANAADDESVLGVVALGAVIEGETTHDQHINRAVSDALMDLGLRTGKPIGFGLLTCRSLEQAINRSGGTVGNKGEEAAGAVIEMLRLAEKVKTAAV, from the coding sequence ATGACGGAGATTCACGGCGGTGACGGCAACTTGCCCGACGGGACGATCGTGATCGTCGCCAGCCGCTACAACGCATCGATCTGTGATGCCTTGGTGACCGGTGCCGTCGAAACGCTGCAGGCGGCCGGTTTGGACAAGAACACGATTCGTGTCGTGCGGGTTCCGGGCGCTTGGGAATTGCCGCTGGCGTCCGCCAACGCGGCCGATGATGAATCGGTATTGGGCGTCGTCGCCCTGGGGGCGGTGATCGAAGGCGAAACCACCCACGACCAACACATCAACCGCGCGGTCAGCGACGCGCTGATGGATCTGGGGCTTCGGACTGGAAAGCCGATCGGATTCGGTTTGCTGACGTGCCGTTCGCTGGAACAAGCGATCAATCGCAGCGGCGGAACCGTCGGCAACAAGGGCGAAGAAGCCGCCGGCGCGGTGATCGAAATGTTGCGTTTGGCTGAAAAAGTAAAAACCGCCGCCGTTTAG
- a CDS encoding zinc ribbon domain-containing protein → MSQSKPIEVPHTLLRTLHRIQEQRTDLNGAIGRVPRQIKAAEALVTTAKAAVDAAKEELKKARLNADEKQLQLQSREAHVEQLQAKLNTAGSNKEFNLLKDQIAADVQANSVQSDEILETLEQIDVLGEKLSAAEAELEQQEKQCSQRVAEIHEKQERLNENLAKVNEQLATAEAELPASVKSDYLRLTASRGDEALAPLATDSCGGCYQTLTTQTINRLQLSQLTHCPNCNAILYMPEDLRVR, encoded by the coding sequence ATGTCCCAATCCAAGCCGATCGAAGTCCCCCATACGCTGTTGCGTACGCTGCACCGCATCCAGGAACAGCGTACCGATTTGAACGGCGCGATCGGGCGTGTCCCGCGGCAAATCAAAGCCGCCGAAGCGTTGGTGACCACGGCAAAAGCCGCCGTCGATGCCGCGAAGGAAGAACTGAAAAAGGCTCGCTTGAACGCCGATGAAAAACAGCTGCAATTGCAAAGCCGCGAAGCGCACGTGGAACAATTGCAGGCCAAGTTGAACACCGCCGGCAGCAACAAAGAATTCAATCTGCTGAAGGATCAGATCGCCGCGGACGTCCAAGCCAACAGTGTCCAAAGTGATGAGATCTTGGAAACGTTGGAACAGATCGATGTGCTGGGCGAAAAGTTGTCGGCCGCCGAAGCCGAGTTGGAACAGCAAGAAAAGCAATGCAGTCAACGCGTCGCGGAGATTCATGAAAAACAGGAACGCCTAAACGAAAACCTGGCCAAGGTCAACGAACAATTGGCGACCGCCGAAGCCGAGTTGCCCGCCAGTGTGAAATCCGACTACCTGCGTTTGACGGCCAGCCGAGGCGACGAAGCTTTGGCACCTTTGGCAACGGATTCATGTGGCGGTTGCTACCAAACGTTGACCACACAAACGATCAACCGGCTACAGCTTTCGCAATTGACGCATTGTCCCAACTGCAATGCGATCCTTTACATGCCCGAAGACCTGCGGGTCCGCTAG
- a CDS encoding 3-oxoacyl-ACP synthase III yields MRFDDVCLEAIGATIPDEIWSSEDIERQLSPLYQRLRLPEGRLELMSGIARRRVWPAGTVPSGPSIRSADAALTAADWDRGRVGCLIHASVCRDFLEPATASRVHHELGLPPQCWVYDVSNACLGLINGAVQIASLIQSGAIESGIVVGTENSRPLLESTIATLNADTSLNRNRIKPAFASLTIGSGSCAWLLTHRNHSRSQTRLTSAIARAHTEFNDLCRSDHDTAGAGMQPLMETDSQRLMVEGIATGAAALKDLLQDSTWSAEQIDRTVCHQVGSKHRLLMLEAMGLSPDNDSVTFPFLGNTGSVALPLTLASAVVNGDIRDGHRVAMCGIGSGINSVMIAADWGETPVAGNLDASSADQRPVVAAE; encoded by the coding sequence ATGCGATTCGACGACGTGTGCTTGGAAGCGATCGGTGCGACGATTCCCGATGAAATTTGGTCAAGCGAGGATATTGAACGACAATTATCCCCGCTTTATCAGCGTTTGCGGCTTCCCGAAGGTCGCTTGGAATTGATGAGCGGGATCGCCCGACGCCGCGTCTGGCCCGCCGGAACCGTGCCCAGCGGCCCCAGTATTCGGTCGGCCGACGCCGCCCTGACCGCTGCGGACTGGGACCGTGGCCGTGTGGGATGCCTGATCCACGCCAGCGTTTGTCGCGACTTTTTGGAACCCGCCACCGCGTCCCGCGTGCATCACGAACTGGGGCTGCCGCCACAGTGCTGGGTCTATGACGTCTCCAATGCCTGCCTGGGGTTGATCAACGGGGCCGTCCAGATCGCGTCGCTGATTCAATCCGGTGCGATCGAGTCGGGGATCGTGGTGGGGACCGAAAACAGCCGTCCGTTGTTGGAATCGACCATTGCAACGCTGAACGCCGATACGTCACTGAACCGCAATCGCATCAAGCCCGCGTTTGCTTCGCTGACGATCGGATCGGGCAGTTGTGCTTGGTTGCTGACGCATCGCAACCATTCGCGGTCCCAGACACGATTGACGTCCGCCATCGCGCGGGCGCACACGGAATTCAATGATCTGTGTCGCAGCGATCACGATACGGCCGGCGCCGGTATGCAACCGCTGATGGAAACCGATTCCCAGCGGTTGATGGTCGAAGGGATCGCGACGGGCGCCGCGGCGCTGAAAGACTTGTTGCAGGACAGCACTTGGTCGGCCGAACAGATCGACCGTACGGTGTGTCACCAAGTGGGATCCAAGCACCGGTTGTTGATGCTGGAGGCGATGGGATTGTCGCCCGACAACGATTCGGTCACGTTCCCCTTTTTGGGAAACACCGGTTCGGTGGCTTTGCCGTTGACGCTTGCTTCCGCGGTGGTCAACGGCGACATCCGTGACGGTCATCGCGTGGCCATGTGCGGGATCGGTTCGGGAATCAACAGTGTGATGATCGCTGCCGACTGGGGGGAAACGCCTGTTGCCGGTAACTTGGATGCGTCGTCCGCCGACCAGCGCCCGGTCGTTGCCGCCGAGTGA
- a CDS encoding HD domain-containing phosphohydrolase has translation MSTSTITESNLAAAMMPAAVSNGSIEMPHVDDLLIEHAPRDACVMIVDDEEINVDVVQTYLEDEGFTNFVTTTDSRDVINQAHTHSPDLVLLDINMPHVNGLQILRSMRMDPKLKRIPTVVLTAETAGDTKLMALRLGATDFLAKPVDPSELILRIENVLAAKVYSDFLQDYSNSLEHQVRERTADLERSRLEAIQCLARAAEYRDDMTGRHVMRVGRYSAIIAKALGFTEDQLRDLELAAQLHDLGKIGISDTILNKPGKLTDEEYDVIKTHCQIGVQIIKPIEHDGSSEAATIQHAMSGGTTSPVLDLASVIAATHHEKWNGRGYPYGLRGEDIPIEGRIVAVADVFDALTSKRSYKDALTPVESIKILEEGRGEHFDPAVLDAFLASGKLIMEAWRNLRDQD, from the coding sequence ATGAGCACGTCGACCATTACCGAATCGAACTTGGCTGCCGCAATGATGCCGGCTGCCGTTTCGAACGGTTCGATCGAAATGCCGCACGTCGACGATCTGTTGATCGAACACGCGCCGCGAGACGCCTGCGTGATGATCGTCGATGACGAAGAGATCAACGTCGACGTGGTGCAGACGTATCTGGAAGACGAAGGGTTCACCAATTTCGTCACCACGACCGATTCGCGTGACGTGATCAACCAGGCGCACACTCATTCGCCCGACCTGGTGTTGTTGGACATCAACATGCCCCACGTCAACGGCCTGCAGATCCTGCGGTCGATGCGAATGGATCCCAAGCTGAAACGCATTCCCACGGTCGTGTTGACGGCGGAAACGGCCGGCGACACGAAACTGATGGCACTGCGATTGGGCGCGACGGACTTCTTGGCCAAGCCGGTCGACCCCAGTGAATTGATCCTGCGAATCGAAAACGTCTTAGCGGCCAAAGTCTATTCGGACTTCCTGCAAGACTATTCCAACAGCTTGGAACACCAAGTCCGCGAACGCACGGCGGATTTGGAACGATCACGATTGGAAGCGATCCAGTGTCTGGCCCGTGCCGCCGAATACCGCGACGACATGACCGGCCGTCACGTGATGCGGGTGGGGCGTTACAGTGCGATCATTGCAAAGGCCTTGGGCTTTACCGAAGACCAGCTTCGTGATTTGGAACTGGCCGCTCAGCTTCACGACTTGGGCAAGATCGGGATCTCCGACACCATCCTGAACAAGCCCGGCAAGCTGACCGACGAAGAATACGACGTGATCAAGACGCACTGCCAAATCGGTGTTCAGATCATCAAACCGATCGAGCACGATGGGTCCAGCGAAGCCGCCACCATCCAGCACGCGATGTCCGGCGGAACCACATCACCGGTTCTGGACTTGGCGTCAGTGATCGCTGCGACGCACCATGAAAAATGGAACGGACGTGGGTACCCCTACGGATTGCGCGGCGAAGACATCCCGATCGAAGGCCGCATCGTGGCGGTGGCCGACGTGTTCGACGCGTTGACCAGCAAACGCAGCTATAAAGACGCCCTGACGCCGGTGGAAAGCATCAAGATCTTGGAAGAAGGACGCGGTGAACACTTTGATCCCGCCGTCTTGGATGCGTTTCTTGCCAGCGGCAAGCTGATCATGGAAGCTTGGCGGAATCTGAGAGACCAGGATTAG
- the rho gene encoding transcription termination factor Rho encodes MSSNRNSPLGGRHGSGNHHHGGSDRARDGRNHRRDRARHPDKQIDRRIRELDAEKDPLSLPEEIVSEATKTGKRVGIPDANEPHPRTNIAELQRLDMDVLVGMASDDGLKDIDGLSKQDLIFRILKERMKAGGLMFGEGTLEILPDGFGFLRSAEYHYVSCPDDIYVSPSQIRRFGLQTGSHVAGQIRPPKENERYFALLRIEAINRHDPMRRNQHTSFDDLTPLHPNSRIIMETAAEDLSTRVVDMLTPIGFGQRGLIVSPPRAGKTVLMQQMARSVLANYPSAYVFVLLIDERPEEVTDMEREVRGSQCEVISSTFDEPPQRHIQVAQMVIEKAKRMVETGVDVVIFLDSITRLARAHNSEGETTGKLLTGGLDAGALQKPKAFFGSARKVEEGGSLTILATALVDTGSRLDDVIFEEFKGTGNLEIVLDRALVDRRVWPAIDIARSGTRREEMLLDENEYRRISALRSHLADLSPADAMKQLISQLRKTQNNAEFLMGLKNVD; translated from the coding sequence ATGTCATCGAATCGGAATTCCCCGCTGGGTGGCCGTCATGGATCTGGCAATCACCACCATGGCGGATCAGATCGTGCGCGCGACGGCCGCAATCATCGACGCGACCGCGCCCGACACCCGGACAAACAAATCGATCGTCGCATCCGCGAACTGGATGCGGAAAAAGATCCGTTGTCGTTGCCGGAAGAAATCGTCAGCGAAGCCACCAAGACGGGCAAACGTGTCGGCATCCCCGATGCCAATGAACCGCACCCCCGCACCAACATCGCCGAACTGCAGCGACTGGACATGGATGTGCTGGTCGGCATGGCGTCGGACGACGGTTTGAAAGACATCGACGGCTTGTCCAAGCAGGATTTGATCTTTCGCATCCTGAAGGAACGAATGAAGGCCGGCGGGCTGATGTTCGGCGAAGGCACATTGGAAATCTTGCCCGACGGATTCGGCTTTTTGCGCAGCGCCGAATACCACTACGTTTCTTGTCCCGACGACATCTACGTTTCGCCAAGCCAGATCCGTCGCTTCGGATTGCAGACCGGCAGCCACGTTGCCGGCCAAATTCGTCCGCCGAAGGAGAACGAGCGATACTTTGCGTTGCTTCGCATCGAAGCGATCAATCGTCACGATCCGATGCGTCGCAACCAGCACACGTCGTTCGATGATTTGACGCCGTTGCATCCGAATTCTCGGATCATCATGGAAACCGCCGCGGAAGACCTCAGTACTCGCGTGGTCGACATGCTGACGCCGATCGGCTTTGGGCAACGAGGGCTGATCGTCAGTCCCCCGCGGGCCGGTAAGACCGTGTTGATGCAACAAATGGCTCGATCGGTGCTGGCCAATTATCCGTCGGCTTATGTGTTCGTCTTGTTGATCGACGAACGCCCGGAAGAAGTCACCGACATGGAACGTGAGGTCCGTGGCAGCCAGTGTGAAGTCATCAGCAGCACGTTCGATGAACCACCACAACGTCACATCCAAGTGGCGCAAATGGTGATTGAAAAAGCCAAACGGATGGTGGAAACCGGTGTCGACGTGGTGATCTTTTTGGATTCCATCACACGACTGGCGCGGGCACACAACAGCGAAGGCGAAACGACCGGCAAGCTGTTGACCGGTGGATTGGATGCCGGTGCGCTGCAAAAGCCAAAAGCGTTTTTCGGTTCGGCGCGTAAGGTCGAAGAAGGTGGCTCGCTGACCATTCTGGCGACCGCCCTGGTGGATACCGGCAGTCGTTTGGACGATGTGATCTTTGAAGAATTCAAAGGCACCGGGAACCTGGAAATCGTTTTGGATCGCGCGCTGGTCGACCGTCGCGTTTGGCCGGCCATCGACATCGCCCGCAGCGGGACGCGACGCGAAGAAATGTTGTTGGACGAAAACGAATACCGACGGATATCCGCCCTGCGATCGCACTTGGCCGATCTATCGCCCGCCGATGCGATGAAACAGTTGATCAGCCAATTGCGGAAAACCCAAAACAACGCCGAATTTTTGATGGGACTGAAGAATGTCGACTGA